The following are from one region of the Capsicum annuum cultivar UCD-10X-F1 chromosome 1, UCD10Xv1.1, whole genome shotgun sequence genome:
- the LOC107847255 gene encoding uncharacterized protein LOC107847255 isoform X2, whose amino-acid sequence MLTSSLRPSFLPLLHSHLVFSPLNFTKVVHFSNTNYPIHYISSTKRCASTTSSSYGHTWPDGDAETYCNNDNLRNEDNYPIQMFGSDDELSSQIPTQVQSVVEGSGSVLVSEYKPVPDVDYLQELLAIQQQGPRNIGFFGTRNMGFMHQELIEILSYALVITKNHIFTSGAAGTNAAVIRGALRAEKPELLTVILPQSLKKQPPESQELLSKVKNVIEKPHNDHLSLLEASRSSTVILQCCSQVLKLYWFLGRNCFP is encoded by the exons ATGCTAACTTCTTCACTGAGGCCATCTTTTTTGCCTCTTCTTCACTCACATCTTGTGTTTTCCCCTTTGAATTTCACTAAAGTTGTTCACTTTTCTAACACCAATTATCCTATTCATTATATTTCCTCTACCAAAAGATGTGCTTCAACAACTTCATCTTCCTATGGACACACG TGGCCCGATGGAGATGCTGAAACATATTGCAACAATGATAATTTGAGGAATGAAGATAATTATCCAATTCAGATGTTTGGTTCTGATGACGAACTCAGCTCTCAGATTCCAACTCAAGTTCAGTCTGTTGTTGAAGGCTCAGGATCAGTTTTGGTATCAGAGTATAAGCCAGTTCCAGATGTGGACTATCTGCAG GAGTTATTAGCAATTCAACAACAAGGTCCAAGAAATATTGGCTTTTTTGGGACGCGAAATATGGGATTTATGCATCAAGAACTTATTGAGATTCTAAGCTATGCCTTGGTCATTACG AAAAATCACATCTTTACTTCTGGAGCAGCAGGCACCAATGCTGCTGTCATAAGAGGTGCTCTTCGTGCTGAGAAACCGGAGCTGCTAACTGTGATATTGCCGCAGAGCTTGAAAAAACAACCTCCAGAAAGTCAGGAGTTATTGTCTAAA GTGAAAAATGTGATAGAGAAACCTCACAATGACCATCTCTCACTGCTAGAAGCTAGCAG GTCTTCAACAGTCATTCTTCAATGTTGCAGTCAAGTACTTAAGTTGTATTGGTTTCTTGGCAGAAACTGCTTTCCCTGA